One genomic window of Salvia miltiorrhiza cultivar Shanhuang (shh) chromosome 4, IMPLAD_Smil_shh, whole genome shotgun sequence includes the following:
- the LOC131022469 gene encoding cytosolic sulfotransferase 15-like: MGITKILENQPNTRSPAELDEVTQECRELLITLPKERGWRTSNIYLYQKFWCQPKEIEAIISMQKHYIAEDSDIIVSTIPKSGTTWLKALCFAVANRCLYAGHNTTHPLLTFNSHMLVPFLEYKLFANQEIPDMSRLPRPHLVGTHVPVGALPDSVRESQCKIVYMVRNPFDTFVSIWHFMSKLRPDSMGPLSFQEVFDMYCRGTIGFGPYWDHMLGYWHESLRNPNKVLFLRYEEMKENAGFHLRKLANFLGFPFSAEEEEDGVVDEIIKMCSFEQMKELDVNKKGKGAIVDFENKNLFRKGVVGDWMNHFSPEMVERLSKIMEEKLAGSGLSFKIN, encoded by the coding sequence ATGGGCATCACCAAAATCCTAGAAAACCAACCCAACACACGATCACCAGCTGAGCTAGATGAAGTAACCCAAGAATGCAGAGAATTGCTCATCACACTCCCAAAAGAGAGAGGTTGGAGAACTTCAAATATCTATCTGTATCAAAAATTTTGGTGCCAACCAAAAGAAATCGAAGCCATCATCTCCATGCAAAAGCACTATATTGCGGAAGACTCCGATATCATAGTCTCCACCATCCCGAAATCCGGCACCACGTGGCTGAAAGCATTGTGCTTCGCGGTGGCCAATAGGTGCCTCTACGCCGGCCACAACACCACCCACCCCTTGCTCACTTTCAACTCCCACATGCTTGTCCCTTTCctcgagtataaactatttgcaAATCAGGAGATCCCTGACATGTCGCGTCTGCCAAGGCCCCACCTCGTGGGGACCCACGTGCCTGTAGGGGCCTTGCCAGACTCTGTCAGGGAATCCCAGTGCAAGATTGTGTACATGGTGAGGAATCCTTTTGACACATTTGTTTCCATATGGCACTTCATGAGTAAGCTGAGGCCCGATTCTATGGGCCCGTTATCATTCCAGGAGGTTTTCGACATGTACTGCCGGGGAACCATAGGGTTCGGCCCGTACTGGGACCACATGTTAGGGTATTGGCACGAGAGCCTAAGAAACCCTAACAAGGTTCTATTCCTGAGGTATGAGGAGATGAAGGAAAATGCGGGGTTCCACCTGAGGAAGCTCGCGAATTTCCTAGGGTTTCCTTTCAGTGCTGAGGAAGAGGAAGATGGCGTGGTGGATGAGATAATTAAGATGTGCAGCTTTGAGCAGATGAAAGAGCTAGATGTGAACAAGAAAGGGAAGGGAGCCATTGTTGATTTTGAGAACAAGAATTTGTTTAGAAAAGGTGTGGTCGGAGATTGGATGAACCATTTTAGTCCAGAAATGGTGGAGAGATTGAGCAAGATCATGGAGGAAAAGCTAGCTGGTTCTGGTTTGTCCTTCAAGATTAATTGA